Proteins from a single region of Thermococcus sp. EP1:
- a CDS encoding helix-turn-helix domain-containing protein, whose translation MKKILALISILAILPLISAQFTVSEMELTVYTDGYVKVHYQIIPDEYSSQIILPFLGENYEGLAVVDENNNPLNFEIYDKHIVIYVGEAQIVDVSYYTPDITYKEGLVWTINVSSDFPFNIILPENAVVVDLSEVPLKIASNVITMPPGNQSISYTLEFKETPTEEGQSYSKYLLPLGILVFILLISIVLARNRRKEPKRTEVHIDKEEFLKKLESFNLNEDERRALLYILEKGGRASQAEVRTALEIPKTTAWRMFKRLEKQGLVKIIKGRKENWVELKL comes from the coding sequence ATGAAGAAAATCCTAGCTTTAATCAGCATCCTTGCAATTTTACCCCTTATCAGTGCCCAATTTACAGTCTCTGAGATGGAATTAACTGTATACACTGATGGTTATGTCAAAGTTCATTATCAAATAATTCCCGATGAATACTCCTCCCAGATAATTCTGCCATTTTTAGGAGAGAACTACGAAGGACTGGCAGTCGTTGATGAAAATAACAACCCATTAAATTTCGAGATTTACGACAAACATATAGTGATATATGTTGGCGAGGCCCAAATCGTTGATGTTTCTTATTATACACCAGACATTACATATAAAGAGGGACTGGTATGGACAATTAATGTTTCTAGTGACTTCCCCTTTAATATAATTCTACCAGAAAATGCTGTTGTTGTGGATCTTTCAGAAGTGCCCCTCAAAATAGCCTCCAATGTAATAACAATGCCCCCTGGGAATCAAAGTATCTCATACACTTTGGAATTCAAAGAAACTCCTACAGAGGAAGGACAAAGTTATAGCAAATATCTTTTACCATTAGGAATTTTGGTGTTTATACTCTTGATTTCTATTGTCCTTGCCAGAAATAGGAGAAAAGAGCCTAAAAGAACAGAAGTCCACATAGACAAAGAAGAATTCTTGAAAAAACTCGAATCCTTTAATCTAAATGAAGATGAAAGGAGAGCATTACTTTATATCTTAGAGAAAGGTGGAAGAGCCAGCCAAGCAGAAGTGAGAACTGCTCTGGAGATACCAAAAACTACAGCTTGGAGAATGTTCAAACGTCTTGAAAAGCAAGGGTTAGTGAAAATAATCAAAGGAAGAAAAGAAAACTGGGTGGAACTCAAGCTTTGA